One SAR86 cluster bacterium genomic window carries:
- a CDS encoding 1-acyl-sn-glycerol-3-phosphate acyltransferase → MIRIEPYKDEEVNDILKKLLANTEFLSFVEKNLNNKESKFLSLPGSKFLAMQLFKGKIKNIHTVDDFQNQMKKVLSSVIDKTIEKFTYSGVERLDKTKPYLFIGNHRDITLDSALCNNAITENGHETTFNAIGDNLADVSWMGDLLRLNKCFIIPRSGESKKEIYSNLMRSSSFIKETLESGNHVWIAQKQGRSKDGKDFTDSAVLKMLHMSLRKEISFEEITDKYNIVTCSISYEIDPLAKEKITSHSEEEKKYGEDVSHIFKGIMNNKGQVHLSIGEQIKGRFNVEELTKKIDSEIIKNYKLWETNEYAFRFLKDNTHDSSLKRAKNYYDELLATVTKDELNDIMTQYANPVLAKEGLNL, encoded by the coding sequence ATGATTAGAATCGAACCTTACAAAGACGAAGAAGTTAACGATATTTTAAAAAAACTTCTAGCTAATACAGAATTTTTATCCTTCGTTGAAAAAAATTTGAATAATAAAGAGTCTAAATTTCTATCTCTTCCTGGTTCAAAATTTTTAGCAATGCAACTTTTCAAGGGCAAAATAAAAAACATACATACGGTTGATGATTTTCAAAATCAAATGAAAAAAGTTCTATCCTCTGTAATAGATAAAACAATCGAAAAATTCACTTACAGTGGTGTTGAGAGGCTTGATAAAACAAAACCATATCTATTTATTGGAAACCACAGAGATATTACCCTTGACTCTGCTTTATGTAACAACGCAATAACTGAAAACGGTCATGAGACTACTTTTAATGCAATAGGAGATAATCTAGCTGATGTTAGTTGGATGGGCGATCTATTGAGATTAAATAAATGTTTCATCATTCCAAGAAGTGGTGAATCGAAAAAAGAAATATATTCAAATTTAATGAGGTCTTCATCCTTTATAAAGGAGACCTTAGAAAGTGGCAACCATGTTTGGATTGCGCAAAAACAAGGTCGCAGTAAAGATGGAAAAGATTTTACCGATTCTGCAGTCCTAAAAATGTTACATATGTCATTGCGCAAAGAAATTTCATTTGAAGAAATTACAGATAAATACAATATAGTTACGTGTTCAATTTCATATGAAATCGATCCATTAGCTAAAGAAAAAATAACCTCCCATTCTGAAGAAGAGAAAAAATATGGTGAAGATGTAAGTCATATCTTTAAGGGAATTATGAATAACAAGGGACAAGTGCATCTTTCGATTGGTGAGCAAATTAAAGGTAGGTTTAATGTTGAAGAGCTTACTAAAAAAATTGATTCTGAAATAATTAAGAACTATAAGCTTTGGGAAACAAATGAGTATGCATTTAGATTCCTTAAAGACAATACGCATGATAGTAGCCTCAAAAGAGCAAAAAACTATTATGATGAACTTTTAGCTACTGTGACTAAAGATGAACTTAACGATATAATGACTCAGTACGCTAATCCAGTTTTAGCAAAAGAAGGATTAAATCTATGA
- a CDS encoding histidine triad nucleotide-binding protein — protein sequence MSQNSIFLKIKSGEIPGKIVFEDDQCFAIEDINPQAPVHVLIIPNKEIAKVSDSEESDKELLGHLLLVSKKIADKYNLNDNYRLVINNGADAGQSVFHIHVHLLGGRGLTWPPG from the coding sequence ATGAGTCAAAATTCAATTTTTTTAAAGATTAAATCAGGAGAAATTCCTGGAAAAATTGTTTTCGAAGACGATCAGTGTTTTGCTATTGAAGATATTAATCCACAAGCGCCCGTTCATGTGCTCATTATTCCAAATAAGGAAATAGCGAAAGTGTCCGATTCAGAAGAGAGTGATAAAGAGCTTCTTGGTCATCTCCTGCTAGTATCAAAAAAAATAGCAGATAAATACAATCTCAATGATAATTACAGGCTAGTAATAAATAATGGTGCAGATGCTGGGCAAAGTGTTTTCCACATACATGTTCACCTGTTAGGTGGACGAGGTCTCACGTGGCCTCCAGGCTAA
- a CDS encoding DedA family protein, whose amino-acid sequence MYLLAVFLYLEGISNIFLITIFAYAGSFIGDQSSYLMGRVFGTKIFEWNFFRKRKERVEKTKNWFEKYEFGAILLGRMTPSIRPFAPFFVGSFKLDYKKFLFFDLLACAIWGLGLVLLVVLWEYIANLF is encoded by the coding sequence TTGTATTTATTAGCTGTTTTCCTTTATCTTGAGGGAATATCAAATATCTTCTTAATCACAATTTTTGCATATGCTGGATCATTTATAGGAGACCAATCTAGCTATTTGATGGGAAGAGTGTTTGGCACAAAGATCTTCGAATGGAATTTTTTTAGGAAGAGAAAGGAAAGAGTTGAAAAAACAAAAAATTGGTTTGAAAAATATGAATTTGGGGCGATACTTCTCGGAAGAATGACACCTAGCATCAGACCTTTTGCACCGTTTTTTGTAGGTTCATTTAAGCTTGATTATAAGAAATTTCTATTTTTTGACTTATTGGCTTGTGCTATATGGGGTTTGGGTTTAGTTCTTTTGGTAGTACTATGGGAATATATAGCTAATTTATTCTAA
- a CDS encoding phytase, whose amino-acid sequence MMNMVTGCHSALDTISNLFNKTLKAIILFIAFILLSACGGEKETFVVEYDYETPPIASEGDAADDPAIFLTEGDPLILGTDKTAGMYIYSFTGEELAYYDNGKPNNVDVRDSWFAYTDRSDNSVQYAKLFENISLAVYPEINIYGICIGIVDSELRAIVTEEEGVNIQYWNLEKQELIKTIDITADEENVPAAGNEAEGCVFDEENGHIFISREGARGILKVFDTENLELIKQIDSRDGNIGGDPEGIAVYKTGAKDGFIILSSQGDNKFNMYDRQYPFDYQGSFQIKDVEHTDGLDVTAVSFERFPKGFLIVHDGENLPDNQNFKIVDMERILKKKVAPGWMY is encoded by the coding sequence ATGATGAATATGGTTACTGGATGTCATTCGGCTTTAGATACAATTTCTAATTTATTTAATAAAACCCTTAAAGCGATAATTTTGTTTATCGCTTTTATTCTGCTTTCTGCTTGCGGTGGTGAGAAAGAAACTTTTGTAGTTGAGTATGACTATGAAACACCTCCAATAGCTTCAGAGGGAGATGCTGCAGACGATCCTGCAATATTTCTAACTGAAGGAGATCCACTTATCCTAGGTACTGATAAAACTGCTGGAATGTATATATATAGTTTTACCGGTGAAGAACTTGCTTATTATGATAACGGAAAGCCAAATAATGTAGATGTAAGAGATTCATGGTTTGCTTACACAGACAGGTCAGATAATTCTGTCCAGTATGCAAAATTATTTGAAAATATTTCTTTAGCTGTATATCCAGAAATAAATATTTATGGCATTTGCATAGGTATAGTCGATTCCGAGTTAAGGGCAATAGTGACTGAAGAAGAGGGTGTAAATATTCAGTATTGGAATTTAGAGAAACAAGAATTAATTAAAACCATAGACATTACAGCAGATGAAGAAAATGTTCCTGCTGCTGGCAATGAAGCAGAAGGGTGTGTATTTGATGAAGAAAATGGACATATATTTATCTCAAGAGAAGGAGCAAGAGGTATTTTAAAAGTTTTTGATACAGAAAACCTTGAGCTAATTAAACAAATAGATTCTAGAGATGGCAATATTGGTGGCGATCCTGAAGGAATTGCTGTCTATAAAACAGGTGCTAAGGATGGATTTATAATCCTATCATCACAAGGGGATAATAAATTTAATATGTACGACAGACAATATCCCTTTGATTATCAAGGTTCTTTTCAAATTAAAGATGTGGAGCATACCGATGGTTTAGATGTAACAGCAGTATCTTTTGAAAGGTTTCCTAAAGGTTTCTTAATTGTTCATGATGGAGAAAATCTTCCAGATAATCAAAATTTTAAAATTGTTGATATGGAAAGAATTTTAAAAAAAAAAGTAGCTCCTGGCTGGATGTATTAA
- a CDS encoding TonB-dependent receptor yields MKKILPLLIISSLYLVSQEDTNEDIEEIVAVGTKASLKSALDKQKDSNQVVSIVDSDAIGEFPDETAAEAVRRLSGVSVENDQGEGRYITLRGMSGDLNGVTLNGATVPAPEGGRKVLLDGLPTELLDSIEVYKTLIPSQDLEGIGGRIEFKTKKATELDKRLVKIKYDQSYNDFSGEADSPKYSLTYGEKLSDAFGAILGYTYQSKHIISNNNETGYEPWGIADNGNKYLARDWEMRFYDLTRERQGFTADFDLALNDDTSLFYNFLFNKYEDDEIRFKDEYRARNLVESSVTPTSASYQRITADKETRKRIEVRTIETKIFGGESRLGMYNTKFQFSESFAEEDDTNNVDAKFRAQCRIRSGDDICGTYSWANPKFISLSLAPRGQMLTDPSEYDWDELEIDYGLIQDREDAFKIDFESDPFDFNGNVMSIEFGAKSSERIKSNKEGNLDGSGDVAQGMLTYSPSAPNNLWYFPEALSFFADPSLVFPLQNQFRPLDLDLADFWSTKEEIFALYFMATIETDNAVVVAGFRNEDTSFETYGFNDGDQQDRLEFENDYSFLAPSINVKYFLNDKVQLRAAAYRSLSRPGFEQTAPVPDIGDGNGDGEWSGSMGNPDLKPYEANNYDLGFEYYGDESFFSAGLYYKDISNTIYPRVLGNQIVGGIFFSDLETFANAGDSSILGYELNYFTELDAYLPLEGFFVSANVTYNDGESDFAPGGDNTETFTIPFRKLSEEAANFSLGYDKGKFDIRFSVNYRSSYLDYLGDEGEELFNDDFGYGYMRFTDDYYSYDLVAKYKYTENLSLRFEGKNLDNRPEFYYWNSPDRLSQYDEYGYWMSFGFRYNF; encoded by the coding sequence ATGAAAAAAATCTTACCGTTATTAATTATAAGTTCGTTATATTTGGTATCCCAAGAAGATACCAATGAAGATATAGAAGAAATTGTTGCCGTTGGAACAAAAGCAAGCCTTAAATCTGCGCTTGATAAGCAGAAAGATTCCAATCAAGTGGTTTCAATTGTTGACTCCGATGCAATAGGAGAATTTCCTGATGAAACAGCTGCTGAAGCAGTAAGAAGACTTTCTGGTGTCTCTGTTGAGAACGACCAAGGTGAAGGTAGATACATCACTTTAAGAGGTATGTCAGGAGATCTTAATGGAGTAACACTTAATGGCGCTACGGTACCAGCTCCAGAGGGCGGTAGAAAAGTTCTACTCGATGGTCTCCCAACTGAACTTCTAGACTCTATTGAAGTTTATAAAACTTTAATCCCTTCACAAGACCTAGAAGGTATAGGTGGAAGAATTGAATTTAAAACAAAAAAAGCTACTGAATTAGATAAGAGATTAGTAAAGATAAAATACGATCAATCATATAACGATTTTTCTGGTGAAGCAGATAGCCCAAAGTACTCATTGACATATGGTGAGAAGTTAAGTGATGCTTTTGGTGCTATTTTGGGGTACACATATCAAAGTAAACACATAATCTCCAATAACAATGAAACAGGTTATGAGCCATGGGGCATTGCTGATAATGGAAACAAATACCTAGCTAGGGACTGGGAAATGAGGTTTTATGATTTAACTAGAGAAAGGCAAGGTTTTACTGCAGATTTTGACTTGGCTTTAAACGATGACACTTCACTTTTTTATAATTTCTTATTTAATAAATATGAGGATGATGAGATTAGATTTAAAGATGAATATCGCGCAAGAAATTTAGTAGAGTCCTCTGTTACACCTACTTCTGCATCATATCAAAGAATTACCGCAGATAAAGAAACAAGAAAAAGAATAGAAGTAAGAACAATTGAAACCAAAATTTTTGGGGGTGAGAGCAGACTAGGCATGTATAACACCAAATTTCAATTTAGTGAATCTTTTGCAGAAGAGGATGATACCAATAATGTTGATGCTAAATTTCGAGCTCAGTGTCGTATTAGAAGCGGTGATGATATTTGTGGCACCTACAGCTGGGCAAATCCAAAATTTATAAGCTTATCTTTAGCACCTCGAGGACAGATGCTTACTGATCCATCAGAGTATGACTGGGACGAGCTGGAAATAGATTATGGTTTAATTCAAGATCGTGAAGATGCTTTTAAAATTGATTTTGAAAGTGATCCGTTCGATTTTAATGGGAATGTCATGTCAATTGAATTTGGCGCTAAATCAAGTGAAAGAATTAAATCAAATAAAGAGGGAAATTTAGATGGTTCAGGTGATGTAGCACAAGGTATGTTAACTTACTCACCCTCAGCACCAAATAACTTGTGGTATTTTCCAGAGGCACTATCTTTTTTTGCTGATCCTTCATTAGTCTTTCCTTTGCAAAATCAATTTAGGCCTCTGGATTTAGATCTTGCAGATTTCTGGAGCACTAAAGAAGAAATATTTGCACTGTATTTCATGGCTACTATAGAAACAGATAATGCTGTTGTTGTGGCTGGTTTTAGAAACGAAGATACGTCATTTGAAACTTATGGTTTCAACGATGGAGATCAGCAAGATAGACTAGAATTTGAAAATGACTATAGCTTTTTAGCACCAAGTATTAACGTAAAATATTTCTTGAATGATAAAGTGCAATTAAGAGCTGCAGCTTATCGTTCGCTTTCTAGGCCAGGATTTGAACAAACTGCACCAGTTCCTGATATTGGTGATGGAAATGGCGATGGTGAGTGGTCTGGTTCGATGGGTAATCCAGATCTTAAACCATATGAAGCCAATAATTATGATTTAGGATTTGAATACTATGGAGATGAATCATTCTTTTCTGCAGGTCTTTATTACAAAGATATATCTAACACTATTTACCCAAGAGTGCTTGGCAACCAGATAGTTGGTGGAATTTTCTTTTCAGATTTAGAGACCTTTGCCAATGCAGGAGATTCATCAATCCTTGGATATGAGCTAAATTACTTTACAGAACTCGATGCATATTTACCTCTAGAAGGGTTCTTTGTGTCAGCTAATGTTACATATAATGACGGAGAAAGTGATTTTGCTCCAGGAGGAGATAATACTGAAACATTTACTATTCCTTTTAGAAAACTTTCAGAGGAGGCAGCTAATTTTTCTCTTGGTTATGATAAAGGAAAATTTGATATTAGATTTTCTGTAAATTACAGATCAAGTTATCTTGATTACCTTGGTGACGAAGGTGAAGAATTATTCAATGATGACTTTGGATATGGTTATATGAGATTTACTGACGATTATTATTCTTATGATCTTGTTGCAAAATATAAATACACAGAAAATTTATCATTAAGATTTGAAGGAAAAAATTTAGATAATAGACCAGAGTTCTATTATTGGAATTCTCCTGATAGACTATCTCAGTATGATGAATATGGTTACTGGATGTCATTCGGCTTTAGATACAATTTCTAA
- a CDS encoding inorganic phosphate transporter: MALVELTIFGIPLILFSAAMLGFFTAYGVGANDVANAMGTSVGSKVLTISQAVLIAAIFEFLGAFFAGGGVTQTIRKGVIDPELFIGQQEILIYGMISSLFAAGVWLFVASIRGWPVSTTHTIVGAIVGFGIYALGSDKINWSVVGNISLSWLTSPISSGLLAALIYWICKEFIITKQSKFQFLIINFYIFLAGFAISLITITKGLKNILKDSEVVLTFSDSVSYSVISAIVFTFLFYSFSRSRLSKNQSSESQFAYLMIFTSCAVAFAHGSNDVANAIGPLAAVYQASYELLGQPYNSETPLWILLLGAVGIVIGLATLGYRVMKTIGERIVSLTPSKGFSAQLSAALTVVLASQLNMPVSTTHTLVGAVIGIGLVEGIKSVNLASVRTIFVSWVVTLPIGAALSIIFLELFMNLFTY; the protein is encoded by the coding sequence ATGGCACTAGTTGAATTAACAATTTTTGGAATACCTCTTATTCTTTTTTCTGCTGCAATGCTTGGCTTTTTTACAGCATATGGTGTTGGAGCTAATGATGTAGCTAATGCAATGGGTACCTCAGTTGGTAGCAAGGTATTAACTATTTCTCAGGCTGTACTCATAGCTGCAATTTTTGAATTTTTAGGTGCTTTTTTTGCTGGTGGAGGGGTTACCCAAACAATTAGAAAAGGTGTAATTGACCCTGAACTATTCATAGGTCAGCAGGAAATTCTTATTTACGGCATGATTTCATCATTATTTGCAGCTGGTGTTTGGCTTTTTGTAGCAAGCATAAGAGGCTGGCCTGTATCTACAACACACACTATTGTTGGTGCAATTGTAGGTTTTGGTATATATGCGTTAGGTTCAGATAAGATTAACTGGTCCGTAGTAGGCAACATTTCCTTATCTTGGTTAACTTCGCCGATATCATCTGGTCTTCTGGCTGCTTTGATTTACTGGATATGCAAAGAATTTATTATTACAAAACAAAGTAAATTTCAGTTTTTAATAATTAATTTTTATATTTTCCTGGCGGGTTTTGCCATCTCACTTATCACGATAACAAAAGGTTTAAAAAATATTCTTAAAGATAGCGAAGTAGTTTTAACATTTTCTGATAGTGTCTCATATTCAGTAATTTCAGCTATTGTTTTTACTTTTTTATTCTATTCCTTTTCAAGATCAAGACTGTCTAAAAATCAATCAAGTGAATCTCAATTTGCTTATTTAATGATCTTTACATCTTGTGCAGTGGCGTTTGCTCATGGATCAAATGATGTAGCAAATGCAATAGGTCCATTAGCAGCAGTTTACCAAGCTTCATATGAGTTATTAGGTCAGCCATATAATTCCGAGACACCGCTATGGATTTTGTTATTAGGTGCAGTGGGGATAGTTATAGGTCTAGCAACTTTAGGGTATAGAGTAATGAAAACTATAGGAGAAAGGATAGTAAGCTTAACACCTAGCAAAGGATTTTCAGCACAATTGTCAGCAGCTTTAACAGTCGTTTTAGCCAGTCAGTTAAATATGCCTGTTTCAACAACTCATACTCTTGTGGGAGCTGTTATTGGGATAGGTTTAGTAGAAGGAATTAAGTCTGTAAATCTGGCTTCAGTAAGAACAATATTTGTCTCATGGGTTGTCACACTTCCTATAGGTGCAGCTCTTTCAATAATTTTTCTAGAATTATTTATGAATTTATTTACGTATTAA
- a CDS encoding polyphosphate kinase, with amino-acid sequence MSVFEYNFEQYKSLSPDLYRKEKYNLQVELLKLQEDVIKKKRKIAICFEGRDTAGKSSTINFFSEHLIPSNFKYVHLGIPTKKERKNWFERYETYLPNKGQIVLFDRSWYTRALTEPTLGYCSKKQYEEFMTKVNKWEKSLVKKGTELVKFYFSIDKDQQKRRINARKNSKLKYWKLSESDKLMVNKWDVFTLYKNQMFDLTSTDYAPWVVINANNKMIARLSALRYILNNLAYDEKLSLKPPKWGEDLGNYSLHIEGVFFENLTYEQFKILAPFSD; translated from the coding sequence ATGAGCGTTTTTGAATACAATTTCGAGCAATATAAATCACTTTCACCTGATTTATATAGAAAAGAAAAGTATAACCTTCAAGTTGAATTATTGAAATTACAGGAAGATGTAATAAAGAAAAAAAGGAAGATTGCTATTTGTTTTGAAGGTAGAGATACTGCTGGAAAATCGTCAACAATTAACTTTTTTTCTGAACATTTAATCCCATCAAATTTTAAATACGTGCATCTTGGAATTCCAACAAAAAAAGAGAGAAAAAATTGGTTTGAAAGATATGAAACATATTTACCAAATAAAGGTCAAATTGTTTTATTTGATAGATCCTGGTATACACGTGCATTAACCGAACCAACGCTTGGGTATTGTTCAAAGAAACAATATGAGGAATTTATGACTAAGGTAAATAAATGGGAAAAATCTCTTGTTAAAAAAGGGACTGAACTGGTTAAATTTTATTTTTCAATTGATAAAGATCAACAGAAAAGACGTATTAACGCTAGAAAAAATAGCAAGTTGAAGTATTGGAAATTATCTGAGTCAGATAAATTGATGGTAAATAAATGGGATGTTTTTACACTCTATAAAAATCAAATGTTTGACTTAACGTCTACGGATTATGCTCCATGGGTTGTAATTAATGCTAATAATAAAATGATTGCTAGACTGAGTGCGCTTAGGTACATTCTTAATAACCTTGCTTACGACGAAAAACTATCTCTTAAACCACCAAAATGGGGAGAAGATTTAGGAAACTATTCCTTGCATATCGAAGGAGTATTTTTTGAAAACCTCACTTATGAGCAATTTAAAATATTAGCTCCATTTTCTGATTAA